A portion of the Stigmatella aurantiaca DW4/3-1 genome contains these proteins:
- the pheT gene encoding phenylalanine--tRNA ligase subunit beta produces MKISVKWLGDYVALPAVEELARKLTAAGLEIEGMERPGEALQGVVVAQIRESVQHPNADKLSVTQVDAGGPQLLQVVCGAKNFKVGDKVPLATVGTKLPNGVEIKQAALRGVDSHGMLCSSKELGLSEESSGLLILPAGLKPGLPIASALGLDDVVLEVNVTPNRPDALSHLGVAREVGVVTGVAFRPPEPKLSEAGGATADKVKVRIEDPVRCPRYAARVVENVTIQPSPQWLQDRLKACGVRAINNVVDVTNYVNLEYGQPLHAFDLDKVAGQEIVIRCARPGEKIRTLDGKERTLDADDLAICDRDRAQAIAGVMGGADSEVTGGTKRIVLESANFLASSVRRSSKRHGLHTEASHRFERGADLDAVGPAIDRAAQLIAELSGGTVASGRVDVYPGQKPARRVTLRFARVEKVLGTAVPEGECRRILGALGFRGVEDGSAQATFEVPRARVDVEREEDLLEEIARVFGYDNIPARLPRGVAELAPEPPQAEAERRLRQALSGAGLNEVVNYSFVAPRNLEVLGGKDAPVVLVNPLSVEQSVMRTSLLPGLLENLSRSVRHQVERVAIHETGRAYVRDPEGGQGQRPATREVSRVAGLVWGLRSGRTWTQKDARMDFYDAKGAVEAVLHGLRVVGARFEPAEAPAWHPRACAQVLLADGTVLGHVGELHPRVTKALELPQGVFAFELDTEPLYAAAQLAPAYHALPRFPAVLRDLAVVVPVELRNDEVRRVILEVGGTLVEDALIFDVYTGKPIPEGKKNLAYAIRYRSQERTLTDGEVGEAHQRIISEVNQRLGGALRA; encoded by the coding sequence GTGAAGATTTCGGTGAAGTGGCTCGGCGATTACGTGGCGCTGCCAGCGGTGGAAGAGCTGGCGCGCAAGCTGACCGCGGCGGGGCTGGAGATCGAAGGGATGGAGCGGCCGGGTGAGGCCCTTCAGGGCGTGGTGGTGGCCCAGATTCGCGAGTCCGTGCAGCACCCCAACGCGGACAAGCTGTCCGTGACCCAGGTGGACGCGGGGGGCCCGCAGCTGCTGCAGGTGGTGTGCGGCGCGAAGAACTTCAAGGTGGGGGACAAGGTGCCCCTGGCCACCGTTGGCACGAAGTTGCCCAATGGCGTGGAGATCAAGCAGGCAGCGCTCCGGGGCGTGGACAGCCACGGGATGCTCTGCTCGTCGAAGGAGCTGGGGCTCTCCGAGGAGTCCTCGGGGTTGCTCATCCTTCCGGCGGGGTTGAAGCCTGGGTTGCCCATCGCCTCGGCGCTGGGGCTGGACGATGTGGTGCTGGAGGTGAACGTCACCCCGAACCGGCCGGACGCCCTGTCGCACCTGGGGGTGGCCCGGGAGGTGGGGGTGGTGACGGGCGTGGCGTTCCGTCCGCCGGAGCCGAAGCTCTCCGAGGCGGGAGGGGCCACGGCGGACAAGGTGAAGGTGCGCATCGAGGATCCCGTGCGTTGTCCTCGCTATGCCGCGCGGGTGGTCGAGAACGTCACCATCCAGCCCTCGCCTCAGTGGCTGCAGGACCGGCTGAAGGCCTGTGGCGTGCGTGCCATCAACAACGTGGTGGACGTGACCAACTACGTCAACCTCGAGTATGGCCAGCCGCTGCATGCGTTCGATCTCGACAAGGTGGCGGGGCAGGAGATCGTCATCCGCTGTGCCCGTCCGGGGGAGAAGATCCGCACATTGGATGGCAAGGAGCGCACGCTCGATGCGGACGATCTGGCCATTTGTGACCGGGACCGTGCTCAGGCCATTGCAGGGGTGATGGGCGGCGCGGACAGCGAGGTGACCGGGGGCACGAAGCGCATCGTGCTGGAGTCCGCGAACTTCCTGGCCTCCAGTGTCCGCCGCTCCTCCAAGCGTCATGGGCTGCACACCGAGGCGTCGCATCGCTTCGAGCGTGGGGCGGACCTCGATGCCGTGGGCCCTGCCATTGACCGGGCCGCGCAGCTCATCGCGGAGTTGTCGGGAGGTACCGTGGCTTCTGGCCGCGTGGATGTGTACCCCGGCCAGAAACCCGCCCGGCGCGTGACGCTGCGCTTCGCCCGGGTGGAGAAGGTGTTGGGCACGGCCGTTCCGGAAGGGGAGTGCCGCCGAATCCTCGGCGCGCTCGGGTTCCGGGGGGTGGAGGACGGGTCTGCGCAGGCCACCTTCGAGGTGCCCCGGGCGCGGGTGGACGTGGAGCGCGAGGAGGATCTCCTCGAAGAAATCGCCCGGGTGTTCGGCTACGACAACATCCCGGCACGTCTGCCCCGCGGCGTGGCGGAGCTTGCCCCCGAGCCGCCCCAGGCCGAAGCCGAGCGGCGCCTGCGTCAGGCACTCTCCGGTGCGGGGTTGAACGAGGTGGTGAACTACTCGTTCGTGGCCCCGAGGAACCTGGAGGTGCTGGGAGGCAAGGATGCACCCGTGGTACTCGTCAATCCGCTCAGCGTGGAACAGTCCGTGATGCGCACCAGCCTGTTGCCTGGGTTGCTGGAGAACCTCTCTCGCAGCGTGCGGCACCAGGTGGAGCGCGTGGCCATCCATGAGACGGGCCGTGCCTATGTCCGGGATCCGGAAGGCGGCCAGGGCCAGCGCCCGGCGACCCGCGAGGTGTCCCGCGTGGCCGGGCTGGTCTGGGGCCTGCGCTCGGGGCGGACCTGGACGCAGAAAGATGCCCGGATGGACTTCTATGACGCCAAGGGCGCCGTGGAGGCGGTGCTGCACGGCCTGCGCGTGGTGGGCGCCCGCTTCGAGCCCGCGGAGGCCCCTGCCTGGCATCCACGGGCCTGCGCCCAGGTGCTTCTGGCCGACGGCACGGTGCTGGGGCATGTGGGAGAACTCCACCCGCGCGTAACGAAGGCGCTGGAGCTGCCCCAGGGCGTGTTCGCTTTCGAACTGGACACGGAGCCGCTGTACGCCGCGGCGCAGCTTGCGCCCGCCTACCACGCCCTGCCGCGCTTCCCAGCGGTGTTGCGGGATCTGGCCGTGGTGGTGCCCGTGGAACTGCGCAATGACGAGGTCCGCCGCGTCATCCTCGAGGTGGGGGGCACCCTGGTGGAGGATGCCCTCATCTTCGACGTGTACACGGGCAAACCCATCCCCGAGGGGAAGAAGAACCTGGCTTATGCCATCCGCTACCGGTCGCAGGAGCGCACGCTCACCGATGGCGAGGTGGGGGAGGCGCATCAGCGCATCATCTCCGAGGTGAATCAGCGCCTGGGAGGCGCCCTGCGCGCCTGA
- a CDS encoding integration host factor subunit alpha, whose translation MTKADIIEGVYEKVGFSKKESAEIVELVFDTLKETLERGDKIKISGFGNFQVRQKKARVGRNPQTGKEIEISARRVLTFRPSQVLKSALNGEAPPENHAEIDAREEENDENEDFDSEDMDSEDMEAEGAEGGKY comes from the coding sequence ATGACGAAGGCGGACATCATCGAGGGCGTCTACGAGAAGGTCGGCTTCTCCAAGAAGGAGTCGGCGGAGATCGTCGAGCTCGTCTTCGACACCCTGAAGGAAACGCTGGAACGCGGGGACAAGATCAAGATCTCCGGGTTTGGCAACTTCCAGGTGCGGCAGAAGAAGGCCCGCGTGGGCCGCAACCCGCAGACGGGCAAGGAGATCGAGATCTCGGCCCGCCGGGTGCTGACCTTCCGGCCGAGTCAGGTGCTCAAGAGCGCCCTCAATGGCGAGGCCCCCCCGGAGAACCACGCGGAGATCGACGCCCGGGAAGAGGAGAACGACGAGAACGAAGATTTTGACTCGGAGGACATGGATTCCGAGGACATGGAGGCCGAAGGGGCCGAGGGCGGGAAGTACTGA
- a CDS encoding ABC transporter ATP-binding protein — translation MLNKGVVKVSASPVSGRILILYGVGSLEASVEALLREALERLPSQKTAEPPAKRGFNALSGPLLELLPALEQLKRPLMWSVVSHGLSIAQGLFVVATLNAALEKNPKLLRRLLGSRFGIMSSMLMISTGANMYVQHQRKRAWRQLARNYEHALRARVLAAIEAQDLATFDQQGTGRLLSLMTKDTARITSFLERGVDDAVKNALTILISGSLLLTTSPVLVLIACLPVPFMVLPLRKLGQRASAARTRQNERSDLFTQHLENSFSGIIDIKSFTAEQQDIRRLSESARQLADAELEAAEVSSLEAHLMQGAFATGFVVMTVYGGLKTLKGRLSDKVFARTMYLFPQVLGALGGVSEVLGNYRAAASSAERLKEMLGSRPSIQSGPVRLPKGQVRGEVLFENVVFGYEPSTTVIHGISLHLRPGETLAIVGPTGSGKSTLLRLLLRFHDVRDGSIRVDGHDLRTLDLQDLRSAISIVGQEPYLFDGTVKDNVLLGHPQASDEDVAEALKSAGALEFVNALRGRMDAQVGERGRKLSGGQRQRIAIARALLKKAPILALDEATSHLDYETEAAIQRSVRNASSRMSMIVVAHRLSTIRRADMILVVDQGKVREMGRHDELLAHGGLYSFLWNLQSGE, via the coding sequence TTGTTGAACAAGGGTGTGGTCAAGGTGAGCGCCAGCCCTGTGTCGGGCCGAATCCTGATCCTCTATGGCGTCGGCAGCCTTGAGGCGTCAGTGGAGGCGCTGTTGCGAGAGGCGCTGGAGCGGCTTCCTTCCCAGAAGACCGCCGAGCCCCCGGCCAAGAGGGGATTCAACGCATTATCCGGTCCGCTTCTGGAGCTGCTTCCTGCGCTTGAGCAGCTCAAACGGCCTCTCATGTGGTCCGTGGTGAGCCATGGACTGAGCATCGCCCAAGGGCTGTTCGTCGTCGCCACGTTGAACGCCGCCCTTGAGAAGAACCCCAAGCTGTTGCGGAGGTTGCTGGGCTCTCGTTTCGGGATCATGAGCTCCATGCTCATGATCTCCACGGGCGCGAACATGTACGTTCAACATCAGCGCAAGCGGGCTTGGAGGCAGCTCGCGCGCAATTATGAGCACGCGCTGCGTGCCAGGGTGTTGGCCGCCATCGAGGCGCAGGATCTGGCCACCTTCGATCAACAGGGCACAGGCCGGCTCCTGAGCCTCATGACCAAGGACACGGCCCGGATCACTTCCTTCCTGGAACGGGGGGTGGACGACGCCGTCAAAAACGCCCTCACCATCCTCATCTCCGGCAGCTTGTTGCTCACGACCTCTCCGGTGCTTGTACTCATTGCGTGCCTGCCCGTGCCCTTCATGGTGCTGCCTCTGCGCAAGTTGGGCCAGAGGGCTTCCGCAGCCCGCACGCGTCAGAACGAGCGCTCGGATCTTTTCACCCAGCACCTGGAGAATAGTTTCTCCGGCATCATCGACATCAAGAGCTTCACCGCGGAGCAGCAGGATATTCGCCGCCTGTCCGAGTCTGCCCGGCAGTTGGCCGATGCGGAGTTGGAGGCGGCGGAGGTCTCCTCGCTCGAAGCCCATCTCATGCAGGGCGCGTTCGCCACTGGGTTCGTGGTGATGACCGTCTACGGTGGACTGAAGACCCTCAAGGGACGGCTCTCCGACAAGGTGTTCGCGAGGACGATGTACCTGTTCCCGCAGGTCCTGGGGGCTCTCGGAGGCGTGAGCGAGGTGCTGGGGAACTACCGCGCCGCAGCCAGCTCCGCGGAGCGCCTCAAGGAAATGCTCGGCTCGCGCCCAAGCATCCAGAGCGGTCCTGTCCGGCTGCCCAAGGGCCAGGTGCGGGGCGAGGTTCTCTTCGAGAACGTCGTCTTTGGCTACGAGCCGTCCACGACGGTCATCCATGGCATTTCTCTCCACCTGCGCCCCGGAGAGACGCTCGCCATCGTCGGGCCCACCGGTTCTGGCAAGAGCACCCTCCTGCGGCTGCTGCTGCGCTTCCACGATGTGCGTGATGGAAGCATCCGGGTGGATGGCCATGATCTCCGGACGCTGGATCTGCAGGATCTTCGCTCCGCCATCAGCATCGTGGGTCAGGAGCCTTACCTGTTCGATGGAACGGTGAAGGACAACGTGCTCCTTGGCCATCCCCAGGCTTCCGACGAGGACGTTGCAGAGGCCCTCAAGAGCGCGGGAGCACTGGAGTTCGTCAACGCCCTCAGGGGCCGCATGGACGCTCAGGTGGGCGAGCGCGGCCGGAAGCTCTCGGGCGGCCAACGGCAGCGGATCGCCATCGCCCGTGCCCTGCTGAAAAAAGCTCCCATCCTCGCGCTCGATGAGGCGACCTCCCATCTGGACTACGAGACGGAGGCCGCCATCCAACGCTCGGTCCGCAACGCGTCATCGCGGATGAGCATGATCGTGGTGGCCCATCGTCTCTCCACCATCCGCCGCGCGGACATGATTCTGGTCGTCGACCAGGGGAAGGTCCGGGAGATGGGGCGTCACGATGAGCTGCTGGCGCATGGGGGGCTCTACTCGTTTCTTTGGAACCTTCAGAGTGGCGAATGA
- a CDS encoding serine hydrolase domain-containing protein: MNDALREQIDGLFSPWSRPDSPGGAVGVYQEGELVHARGYGAANLEHAVPITPATVFHVASLSKQFTAVAVGLLAREGRLSLQDDIRRYVPELPEGPPITFRHIIHHTSGLRDQWDLLRLAGWRAADLKTTDDILWLASRQKELNFPTGTRYQYINTGYTLMALAIERITGLSLQAYAEENLFQPLGMRHTSFQDDHRRLVQHRAQAYSREAGGPWKLNIPAYETIGPTGLLSTVEDFTFWERNFLSPTVGDEAFIQQLSRPGHFDDGRPLSYGFGLILGQYRGLAVAEHAGGDAGFASYFLRFPEQRFAVAIFCNAAEMRPGLLTRQIADILLADHFKEGPAPDRHLPSWAGRAAGAAGSALSEFEAMTGLYRDQWSGATLGVESRGGKIFLVPSTGGTYELLPAGPGCLRFPDVDAQCQFTPAEGNTPVRMKVTHAGQTTAMCERIEVAERGPESLAEYAGTYRSDELGVHYTLAVSGEALVLRREKFAEARVQFTSENDGSTRSGDGVHLRFVRDDHNRITGLFLNAERAWNIHFVRT; this comes from the coding sequence ATGAACGATGCATTGAGAGAGCAGATCGATGGCTTGTTCAGCCCCTGGAGCCGTCCGGACAGCCCAGGGGGGGCCGTGGGCGTCTACCAGGAGGGCGAGCTCGTCCATGCACGCGGCTACGGCGCCGCGAACCTGGAGCACGCTGTCCCCATCACGCCAGCCACCGTGTTCCACGTGGCCTCGCTCTCCAAACAATTCACCGCCGTGGCCGTGGGGCTCCTGGCCCGAGAGGGCCGCCTCTCACTCCAGGACGATATCCGGCGCTATGTGCCAGAGTTGCCCGAAGGCCCCCCCATCACGTTCCGGCACATCATCCACCACACCAGCGGTCTGAGGGATCAGTGGGATCTGCTGCGCTTGGCGGGCTGGCGTGCCGCGGATCTCAAGACGACAGACGACATCCTGTGGCTGGCCTCGCGACAGAAGGAGCTGAATTTCCCAACGGGGACCCGTTACCAGTACATCAATACTGGCTACACGTTGATGGCCCTTGCGATCGAGCGCATCACCGGCCTCTCCTTGCAGGCGTACGCGGAAGAAAACCTCTTCCAGCCGCTCGGAATGCGCCACACGTCCTTCCAGGACGATCACCGGCGGCTCGTCCAGCACAGGGCCCAGGCCTACTCGCGTGAAGCGGGTGGGCCCTGGAAGCTCAACATTCCCGCCTACGAGACGATAGGCCCCACGGGGTTGCTTTCGACGGTCGAGGACTTCACCTTCTGGGAGCGCAACTTCCTCTCCCCCACGGTAGGGGACGAGGCCTTCATCCAACAGCTCTCGCGGCCCGGCCACTTCGACGACGGGCGGCCCCTCAGCTATGGCTTTGGCCTCATCCTGGGACAATACCGGGGGCTGGCCGTCGCGGAGCACGCAGGCGGGGACGCGGGCTTCGCTTCCTATTTCCTGCGCTTTCCCGAGCAGCGCTTCGCGGTCGCCATCTTCTGCAATGCCGCCGAGATGAGGCCCGGGCTGCTGACGCGGCAGATCGCCGACATCCTCCTGGCCGACCACTTCAAGGAAGGGCCAGCCCCGGATAGACACTTGCCCTCCTGGGCGGGCCGGGCTGCCGGAGCCGCCGGTTCCGCCTTGAGCGAATTCGAGGCCATGACAGGCCTCTACCGGGACCAGTGGAGTGGGGCGACCCTCGGGGTTGAATCCCGAGGAGGGAAAATCTTCCTCGTGCCGAGCACCGGTGGAACGTATGAGCTGCTGCCAGCGGGCCCGGGCTGCTTGCGCTTCCCGGATGTGGACGCGCAATGTCAATTCACCCCGGCAGAGGGCAACACGCCGGTCCGGATGAAGGTCACGCACGCGGGGCAGACCACGGCGATGTGTGAACGCATCGAGGTGGCGGAGCGGGGGCCAGAATCGTTGGCCGAGTACGCCGGTACCTACCGGAGCGACGAGTTGGGTGTTCACTACACCCTCGCCGTTTCAGGAGAGGCCCTCGTCCTGCGGCGCGAGAAGTTCGCGGAGGCCCGTGTCCAATTCACCTCGGAGAATGACGGCTCAACCCGCAGCGGTGATGGGGTCCATCTGCGCTTTGTCCGCGATGATCACAACCGCATCACCGGCTTGTTCTTGAACGCCGAGCGTGCCTGGAACATCCACTTCGTCCGCACGTAA
- a CDS encoding DUF5132 domain-containing protein, translating into MNRPIIAFISFALGAAVGARIDREELRKKLRPLVENALKNGIAIGVELRKQATRFVEDLEDLIAEVMAEQAAEKAEGSGPTTPGEEDSGPDTKPSA; encoded by the coding sequence GTGAATCGTCCAATCATTGCCTTCATTTCATTTGCCCTGGGCGCTGCCGTGGGCGCCAGGATTGACCGCGAAGAGCTGCGCAAGAAGCTCCGGCCGCTGGTGGAGAATGCGCTGAAGAATGGCATTGCCATCGGCGTCGAGCTCCGCAAGCAGGCAACCCGGTTCGTGGAGGACCTGGAAGACCTGATCGCGGAGGTGATGGCCGAGCAGGCCGCAGAGAAGGCGGAGGGCTCCGGGCCGACAACGCCCGGCGAGGAGGACTCTGGTCCGGACACCAAGCCCTCCGCCTGA
- a CDS encoding 2OG-Fe(II) oxygenase, whose amino-acid sequence MGQVTQAEWFKFRSVDYSQLGTLEHCLDEFTRRTLDGVVIRQVYSPEYMQEISSRIERHEPPFYIFPNMATAAEARKNKHLYGITLVAAGRDLNEYFRVAAGFRSHCHELFQDGADYEERMRQIFSVLGGGRAVVLPRNPDGQDYMPATVRILPAGAAIDLHCDNNLSHHPTYAHLKTVCDVGNQLSFFLTLNAPGGGGELVVYERRWSDRDDVGNEYVVSKDASMVEDSEWIALKPQPGDLILFAGGRIYHRVAPTEGNRPRYTLGGFLANAHEGKSLYYWS is encoded by the coding sequence ATGGGACAGGTAACGCAGGCAGAATGGTTCAAGTTCCGCTCCGTGGATTACTCCCAGCTCGGCACCCTGGAACATTGCCTCGATGAGTTCACACGACGCACCCTCGATGGGGTGGTGATCCGGCAAGTGTATTCCCCGGAATACATGCAAGAAATCAGCTCTCGAATCGAGCGGCACGAGCCTCCTTTCTACATCTTTCCGAACATGGCCACTGCCGCCGAGGCCCGCAAAAACAAGCACTTGTACGGGATTACCCTCGTGGCCGCCGGCCGCGACCTGAACGAGTACTTCCGCGTGGCGGCGGGCTTCCGCTCCCATTGTCACGAGCTCTTCCAGGACGGCGCCGATTACGAAGAGCGCATGAGGCAGATCTTCTCGGTGCTCGGCGGGGGCCGCGCCGTGGTGCTCCCTCGCAATCCTGACGGGCAGGACTACATGCCCGCGACCGTCCGGATTCTTCCCGCGGGGGCTGCCATCGACTTGCACTGCGACAACAACCTCAGTCACCACCCCACCTACGCGCACCTGAAGACGGTCTGCGATGTGGGCAACCAGCTCAGTTTCTTCCTGACGCTCAACGCACCAGGGGGTGGGGGCGAGCTGGTCGTCTACGAGCGGCGTTGGTCGGATCGCGACGATGTGGGCAACGAGTATGTGGTGAGCAAGGACGCGTCGATGGTTGAGGACTCTGAGTGGATCGCCCTCAAGCCCCAGCCCGGTGATTTGATCCTCTTCGCCGGAGGGCGCATCTACCACCGCGTCGCCCCGACCGAGGGGAACCGTCCTCGCTATACGCTGGGAGGATTCCTGGCGAATGCCCACGAGGGCAAGTCGCTCTACTACTGGAGCTGA
- a CDS encoding sulfotransferase domain-containing protein, translating to MSTRSVARPSLHPSFILIGPPKSGSTSLWYSLSAHPGVAVREHIHCKEPSFFWRDDLYARGIAFYLRNFPEDDGSGRVTFECTQNYFSSPDACRRIHEAYPDMKLIVVLREPVARAYSLYTHLHMDALILRKLRQDPGEGERILARHPELLDGGYLPDPKDERYHGEPASFEELVEEYLSGRCSRHWALDYLGMSEYIRHIERWTSFFNRQQMLFVCAEELFSHYQAVLRPIQEFAGLPPSVLPYRRDNQGELRAMAAGVPYVPPKDSLVKKLREHFAPLNRELFAFLGRTYPWG from the coding sequence ATGTCTACTCGTTCCGTGGCAAGGCCGTCCCTTCATCCATCGTTCATCCTGATTGGCCCGCCGAAAAGCGGCAGCACCTCCTTATGGTACAGCCTGTCCGCGCACCCAGGCGTTGCGGTGCGCGAGCATATTCATTGCAAGGAGCCGTCATTCTTCTGGCGCGATGACCTCTATGCCCGGGGCATCGCGTTCTATCTGCGCAATTTCCCGGAGGACGATGGGTCGGGCCGCGTCACCTTTGAGTGCACGCAGAACTACTTCTCCTCGCCAGATGCCTGCCGCAGAATTCACGAGGCCTACCCGGACATGAAGCTCATCGTGGTTCTGCGTGAGCCGGTGGCACGTGCGTACTCGCTCTATACCCATTTGCACATGGACGCGCTCATCCTGCGCAAGCTGCGTCAGGACCCAGGGGAGGGCGAGCGGATTCTGGCGCGCCACCCGGAGCTCTTGGATGGAGGCTATCTGCCGGACCCGAAGGACGAGCGTTATCACGGCGAGCCGGCGTCCTTCGAAGAGCTCGTAGAGGAATATTTGAGCGGCCGCTGCTCGCGGCACTGGGCGCTCGATTACCTGGGCATGAGCGAGTACATCCGGCACATCGAGCGGTGGACATCCTTCTTCAACCGACAGCAGATGCTCTTTGTCTGTGCCGAGGAACTCTTTAGCCACTATCAGGCGGTGCTGCGTCCAATCCAGGAATTCGCAGGACTCCCCCCCAGCGTGCTGCCCTATCGCCGCGACAATCAAGGCGAGCTGCGGGCGATGGCCGCTGGCGTGCCGTACGTGCCTCCGAAAGACAGTCTGGTCAAAAAACTGCGGGAGCACTTTGCACCCTTGAACCGCGAGCTGTTTGCGTTTCTCGGCCGCACTTACCCATGGGGCTGA